The following is a genomic window from Prunus persica cultivar Lovell chromosome G7, Prunus_persica_NCBIv2, whole genome shotgun sequence.
TTGTTTATAGAACTTAACAAACCCTCCTATTTTAGGATCCTATATTTAACCCTCCcaactatataaatatgcACAATCTAATTTCCCATTTCAATCAACATCTAACAATCCAACCTTCTCTGCTATAAGGAAAAGACCTTAAACTTCTcataacaagaaacaaaaatggcgTTCAACACGAAGCTTCTTTTGGCCATCAGCTGCGTCGCATTGGTCTTCACTCTTGTCTCTGCAAACATTTCCAAAGAAGAGATCGATGGCTTCCTCGAGGAGCACAACAAGGCTCGTAAAGAGGTCGGCAACAAACCCCTTAAGTGGAACACGACCTTGGCCCAGTATGCTCAAGATTATGCCAACAAAAGAGTTGACGACTGCGCTATGGAGCACTCAAGGGGGCGTTGGGGTGAGAACTTGACCTCCGGCGACGGCATGACCGGCGCAGCTGGCACTAAATATTGGGTCACCGAGAAAGAGTTCTATGACCCCAAGTCCAACAAATGCGTCAAAGACGAATGTGGTCACTACCTCGCTGTGATCTGGGGCAAAACCACCGAGGTCGGATGTGGCATTTCAAAGTGCAAGGATGGAAAGAACTACATCGTTTGCAGCTACGATCCCATGTACCAGCCCGAGGACGAGCGCCCATACTAGACGATGTATGTACACACACCTACATAAGGCCTGTTGAAAGGtcccatgttttttttttcttttgcgaaatatttagaaaaataaaatgtaacgGGTGTATACGAATACTTCCCCACACTCATAACTTTCCTTTACGTGACTAGCACTTGATACGGTATTGTGAGAGGTTATAAGagaatgaataaaaaaaataaaaaagaataatattatttcatttttgtaaattctAACCGAATTATTATCTCATtctctttatgtttttttggtcaatctctctctttttgaaatattatcTCATTACCTCATTCTTTCATTCTTAAGGCTAAAAAACTGTATGTATTTCTTTTTGAGTGCTGTTATTTCCAACATGAGAGTTTTTACCTTCATATTCTCACAGTATTTCCCCACCCACCTTATTTTTCCTCCTACTacgtaaatttgaaaaaacacaatcctatcttttcacccaccattattcctaaaataccttAGCCCACtattatttcaaataaaatttataaaaatgagaatttaaaattaaaattaaaattaaaaaaaaaggtaagagAACTTCCAGCACGAGGTCCAGCCTTGGTAAAAGGCTGCCTAGGCCAAGAAATTTACCTCCAGCGATACAAAACAGCCAAGCCAAGGCGTGGGCTCCACCAAGCTGTGGCAGCCCCGAAGGCAAGAATAGCCTAAGCTCTTGCCTGAGGGCTGTGACGTCAgcgacaaatttttttttttttaaaaaaaaatcaaaaattgctTCGGCACAAAATAAGAACGGTCCCTCCACTCATAAATGGTTGGGAATTAACATTCTCATCATCTTTGGTAAAATCAAGTCCGCTGCGGAGACATTCATAAactgctatatatatatatatatcgtaATTCTTAGTGGATAATCCCAATTTAGGTTTAATAGTACATCACAATAGGACACGGCCGTACTTGTTCAATTTATCTCTCTCAACTTGGATCCCATGAGGCGGGTCTTGAAAAATGTTAACATAAGCATGAGGGATTCGCAAATGCATGGCCTTGAATCCAAACATGTTACCTGCAATGAAAGTAAATAGGTTAGTAACAAAACCTTCTTCGAAAAGGTCACATAGAGATTGTCCTTTTCATGTTAAcctttgaaataatttgggaaATCATATGAACTTTCGTCCAAATTTCagtaataatattattgattGGGTAATGGTCTTCACTTCCACAACTTTATCTACACACAATAAAACCGAAATCACGGTAAACCGAACCGCAATCGCGGTATTAAGAACCGAACCGCATTTACGGTTGCGGTTGcggtatttgattttcaaaatttgcggTTACCGCAAACcgcaaagtatagccgcacggctatactctatgaataattaagtaaaattgtaaacccttctcttctcttgaattggtggaaagggaaccaaacaagatatcctattctttcacaagttgccaaggatatctttgcaattccaagttcTACGGTTGCTAGTGAAAATGCTTTTAGCCTAGGCAAGAGGATTGTGGATCCTTTTAGAAGCTCTTTGCATCTTAAAATGGTAGAGGCATTAGTGCGTACTAGTGATTGGCTTAGAGCGGacgaattttccttttacaaggaaccaacagatgatgaggttgaattctacaaggaaatggaagatatgacaacttgtaagtaattagtttatttatgctaatgttatttatgcttcttcttataataaaatgtactaaactatgttgttttatttgtagatagcattggtgctcaaacaacacaaaggggttcttcaaatccactcaccaccaacacttgagtttgtaacattggtgtattgcatttttccttttagtttgtaactttaattaactgttaattggatttttctttttggttgtaactttaattcattttgcttttggtttgtaaatttaaaggatttggaattggaatgcttgagaagtttaactttaatcggaatgtttggaattgtaactttaattttcttaggttgtaaatgcttgagaattggaatcgattgtgaatttatatatgcttgagaaattgaggttgtgtatttatttatttaggttgtaaatttatatttttgtgaatgcttgagaatttgCGGTTTTAAACCGCAAATTCGCGGTAACCGACCGCATTTTTGCGGTTTACCTCAATGCGGTAAACCGCAAAACGcggtcggtttgcggtttcaaaaatcaccaaaccgCAAATAGTCGGTCGGTTTGCGATTTGAGTAAAAATTCGCAGTTACCGAACCGCAACCACCCCTAAGCTATTGCATTGCAAGGTCAAATAATAGTCAACCTCCCACGATGGTTGACTATTACATGCCCACGGCGGCATCCACGTCCGTATGGTTTTCCGCCTACGCCTCTTTTGCTGGGTTCATGATGCTGGTCCGCTCCATGGCCACCGAACTCATGCCCCAACCACTCCGCTCATACATGTACTCGGTCTTCAATTACCCTTTTGCCCCTTTCTTCTCCCGCGAGGTCACCCTCCTGTTCGACGAGCACTACGGCATGACCTATAACGAACTCTACGAAGCCATAGAGGTCTACCTGCGAACGAAAATTGGCCCCTCCGTGAGGTGCCTCCGCGTCAGCAAATTGCCCCGTATGAAGGCGATCAACGTGTCGATCGACAGGGACGAGGAAGTCGATGACACCTTCGACGGCGTTAAGATGAAGTGGTGTTACGTGGTGACCAAAGTCGAGAAGCCCAGTAACGGCAGTACGGAtgcaaaggaaaaggaaaagcacCGGTTCGAGCTGACTTTCCACAAGAAGCACAAGGACAAAGTGATCGACTACTACTTGCCCTACGTGCTGGCTCGGGCCAAAACCCTAAAAGAAGAGCAGAAAACGCTCAAGCTTTACACTAACCTAGATTATTGGTACGGCGACGACGACGAGGAGAATGACAGCTGGGGCTCCATAAATCTGGATCACCCGTGCACGTTTGACAAGTTGGCCATGGATCCGGAGCTCAAGAGAATGATCATAGAGGATTTGGAGAGGTTTGTGGGGAGGAGGGAGTTTTATAGCAAGGTGGGGAACGCTTGGAAGAGAGGTTACTTGCTGTATGGCCCACCTGGCACTGGCTATTGAACTGCATAGATGGTTTGCGGTCAAGCTGCGGTGACGAAAGAATCATAATCTTCATCACAAACTGCAAGGAAATGCTTGACCCTGCCTTACTGCGTCCTGGTCGAATGGACGTCCACATCCACATGTCCTATTGCACTCCAAGCGGTTTCAGGGTCCTGGCCTG
Proteins encoded in this region:
- the LOC18771226 gene encoding basic form of pathogenesis-related protein 1: MAFNTKLLLAISCVALVFTLVSANISKEEIDGFLEEHNKARKEVGNKPLKWNTTLAQYAQDYANKRVDDCAMEHSRGRWGENLTSGDGMTGAAGTKYWVTEKEFYDPKSNKCVKDECGHYLAVIWGKTTEVGCGISKCKDGKNYIVCSYDPMYQPEDERPY